The bacterium genome includes the window ACACGACGCGACACCCACGGGCTGTTGTCTTGCCTCCACAGACCTCAGTCAGGCGTAGCGGCGCAGTTCACTGCGCCCGGAAACGATGCAGGGGCGCGGCAGACCGCGCCCCGGGCTGAGAAGCATGTATGGGCGCGATGAATCGCGCCGCTACGTGAGGCATGTGTGGGCGCGATGAATCTCGCCGCTACTCCTGGCCGACTTCCGGCTCGATGAGGCCGTAGTCGCCGCTCTTGCGCTTGTAGACGACCCCGACGCGGCGAGCCGTGTCATCGTAGAAGACGTAGAAGTCGTGGCCGACCAGCTCCATCTGCAGCACGGCTTCCTGGGGGGACATGGGCTTGAGTTCGTGGGCCTTGACGCGGACGATCTTGAACTCCTCGAGCCCCGCTTCCTCTTCATCCGCGGGCTCCGGCTCGGGCTCGGGCACCGCGCCCTGGCCGGGGGCCTCGCCCCGGCGGGGGCCCTGCTTGCGGCGGCGCACCAGCTTCTGCTTGTAGCGCACCAGTTGTCGCTCGAGCCGGTCGAGGGCCTCGTCGAAGGCTTCCAGTTGGTCGTTGTTGACGGTCTCGGCGCGCAGCACCAGACCGTCCACATCGCAGGTGATCTCCACGGTGTAGCGGCCGCGCACGACCTCCACGGTGACGCGCGTGTCACGTAGGCGACCGCTGAAGTGAGCCAGGCTCTCGAGCCGGGGCCGGGCATGGTCGGTGAAACGCGGCTCAAGCACATAGTCATTCAGCCCCTGAAAGTCAATCCTCATTCCTGTCGGTCTCCTCTAGAACAAAACTAGCCCCCTTCGTGCCTGCTTTGAGGAGGCAGAAGTGGGCCGCTGTTGGGCCATCACCAGTTGTCTCTACCAGGGCTCCTGGCTGGTGTCCGTCACCGGTCGTTGCCACGCATCGCCGCCCCCAAGCCTCGAGACATTCATCGCCTGCGGTCCACGCTCGCTCATGAAGATCTCGAACTCCACCTCTTCACCGTCGTCGAGTGTCTTGAACCCGCGTTGGCGAATGGACGAGTA containing:
- the raiA gene encoding ribosome-associated translation inhibitor RaiA, with the translated sequence MRIDFQGLNDYVLEPRFTDHARPRLESLAHFSGRLRDTRVTVEVVRGRYTVEITCDVDGLVLRAETVNNDQLEAFDEALDRLERQLVRYKQKLVRRRKQGPRRGEAPGQGAVPEPEPEPADEEEAGLEEFKIVRVKAHELKPMSPQEAVLQMELVGHDFYVFYDDTARRVGVVYKRKSGDYGLIEPEVGQE